Genomic window (Oryza sativa Japonica Group chromosome 3, ASM3414082v1):
AATACAATCGTCCAGTTACATAGTATATTTCTCTCCCTCAACTATTCAACAGAAATATTATGAGGTAGGCTATCAAAGAAAAGATAATAGGACATAGAACCAGTAGGTGCCAAGAAAAGAATGAACATGAAAACAACGTAAGTGTAAAACAAAGTAGCATCCTAATGGCTGACACCACTTAAGTGAGCATTAAAACAGACACCAAACAGAGGGCGGGCTtgtttgctactccctccattccaaaatataaggcacaactatcACTAACACGaagactaaaaaaatattattttcacTTTCTCGTTTGGATCACCCCAATAAATGAAATGCATGCACCCAATGGGATCAAGGATCTTGAGGGTAGGGGAtttttgttattaaaaaaaataggggaGGGGTGTGTGCtagttaattgcatgcatgaatgcatgccctcccagtcaaaaaaaaaatgcatgctcTGTACTATGGAacatcaaaaaaaaagttgtgccctatattttggaatggagggagtattaattttgACCAGTACTTGTGAGTGTCAGGAGTTTACGCTTTGCAACTTCATAGGCTGGTGAGGTTCAAATGattattgattttctttttcatttgtgATCTGAAGGCAAAATTAAGACAACAAGAAGAAAGGTAGTCCTGTCCAGCACACATCAAGGCAAATAGTGTCCAATGCAGTTTACCCTTTCGGAGTGACTTCAGGCAATTCATGCTGTACCCTTTCGTGTTGTTTGCTTTCAAAAAGAGAGGCATGGAAACAGGAACTAGATGCTAACAGGCACTCATCATCAACATCAATCTGTGGAGAAAAGCAAATGGTTGTGTTTAAATCAAGATTAGCGCATGATTAGAACAAGAAATTCACtggctataaaaccaaaaatctATAACAGACGCACAAAGCAAACTCCTTCAAATGCTTCAAAAAAGATCAATGGGAAAAGGAAACTTGTACCACATCCTGAGAAGAAAACttgcttttgttttgtttgtcatGAAAGTTAGCCAAATGTTTTCCTGGATCTGCATGCTCTGCAGAATTCTGCTCAGTGGTACTAGTGCCAAGAAAAGATTTGTCGGCAATTAGCCATTTGTTACTCCAGTGAATTGGCATAGTGACCTgtaacacacatacacacacacagatGTTCAGTCGCATTAGACAAACCACCCTAAGGCGGACCACAAAAGCACAAAGGTGAGATACATTATGGAACCAgatgaacaaaatatatgtttttatatagACACACCTCCAGTTCGTACAAAACATGAACAGGACATAAAGGTGGGTCTCTTTCAAAAGCACAAAGTGAATCCATATCCTCATCCTCAACATTAAGAATATCTTGGCCAGCACCTTTGTGTATTTTCCGAGAAGCAAAAAATGGATGCATTTTCTTTCCAGATGATAACCTCCGATTTTCCTGGCAATGAATAATATGAACTTTTCAGACAAGAACAATCTTGGAATCAACAGAAGAGTAAAACAGCAaccatgactttttttttcccgagGAACACTCAAATTGAGTATATTAAGATCCAAGACGTTgtaaaacattggaggatgattCACACAGACAGAAGTTAAGCTTATTTTAATACCCGACTGTACTGCTTAACAATAATAAGACAATATTTCTTAAACAATTGTTGTTGTTTTAAGAAAATGTATGCAATTCAGAGAACATTATAATGTAGTACAAAGCCTAAATTCAATataataaatattataaatataaacTTGTGCAGGGCCCAAAAGCCATGAACAAATATACAGTATTCAACCAAACATAAGGCAACCACCGCAACCACAAAGGACAAGTATCCACTGTCTGAATTATTAGTAACATTTTACGTTTTACCTTTGCTTGAGATGACAAGGTGGGCATCCAAATGACTACAGATCTAAACTTGCAATAAGCATGATAGAACACCCAATTTTCAATTGATTATCGAATAGTCAGAATATTCTTAATGAATTATTGAGACAATAGTCAAAAGGAAGGTATAAAACAAAAAGACCAAAAGACTACATACAGTATCTCAAATCAAACATTGGCATGGGGCATACCTCTGCAGCTATATTTGCCTCTGACCTTAGATCAACTATCAACTGTGGCTTATCTTCATTGTCTAGTGCATCAACATTATCATTAACCGGACTTGCTTCAGATGGGCCGGTCACCAAATCAATATCAACTGATGTGGGTGATTTTTGAGGCAAGACAGCTTGAGTCTGACTGCTGCGTAGTTGCTGACAACTTTCATGACCTGCACAAGCAAAAGAAAGGCTCATTGCACTTTTTCAAAAGTAGAGTAGGTAGAGATACAATCGCAGCTAAACAATGGCATTGAGTTAACTTCAATTGAGCAGCCATGGCATATATTATTCTTTATATGCACAACAGCATGTGCAAGCAAATGACTATAAACTCAGACTGTTTTGACACTCAATAGTTGGATATTATTTTTTGTTAAACTCAAATTGTCGAATGCACGGATTATTTAATACTAATAGTGCGAATGGTGTTCAATATGTGTTTCCTGAACACTTGGtagaagtgtattttttttattttttttcaattgtacAAACCAACATGGTAGGGTACTTCTACAGAGAAACTCAACAGTATCAAATCACCAACAATATTCACACATGCATGCGTGCGCGCGAGCACAGAAATGTGTGTGTGGTGACGGCTAAGTGCTCACCATCAGTAGATTCCAATGCTTTGCAGTGCTTTCGGTTCGGAACCTTCAGTGCTGCACCCTGATTCTTACCCCTGcctttcctctgttttttctgaGGGCTTTCATCTGAAATTCAGGTCAAATATTCAAATGTGATATTTCTGGCATGATATCACCTGTTGCGTGCCAGTCACAATGTATAGTAAATACATAACAGAATAATGACCAGACTGGTGAAGCACTTAAGAAGTTAATAGAAATGATAAAAATATGGGCATGTGTAGACCAAGTACAGGATTGACATACCAACCAAAATCACTTCATCCTTACTATCTTGCTCCAGACCAGTTGTCTCTCTGTTTGAAGACGGCTGCATGAGTTTGATTAAACAAATCAGGATTTTACATAAATGAAAGGTGAACAGAATAACACACATGTACCGGTTCATTAAATATATAGCACCTAAATTGAATGAATGGATCCTTTTTCTTAGAATATAAGATATACACAGAATACATAAACACGGTAATCGGTCTACCTAGGATCATGTGAATGTCTGCAGCTACATTGCAAAGGTTTCTTTTATGCGCTGCTTATCTGGGGATGCAGCTTTACCCATTTGCCTGATTAGATCCAATTTGAGACAAATGAGATGGGTTACATTCAATGGCATAAAATTCTTGCTAGTGAGTAGATGATCATATAGGTGTAGTCAAGCACCATTCATGCCCATTTCGCCCCTTGCCCACAAATCCTAGCATGCTCCAGCCCAAAATAGAACTACTAGTACTGAGTAACTAGCTGTGGTAGGTGGCTCAACCAGTGGTGAACCCAGAACAGAAATTACAGGGGGTCCTTATGCTCATCTGACCCATGCGGTAGCCTTCTCAGGTGTCCAATGTAACTTGGTTGGGATATCCCACATGGTATAGTTATAactgtaaaaaaataatttacatgtGTCCAAGGACCCCTGTTGGGCCTTAGTAGGTACGCCCCTGGGCTCAACCAGCCCAACTACAGGTTATTAGAGAAGAAACAATAAGACATTCCCTTGGATAATCTGCCAACACTACCAAAGAGCGCATCAGTATAGGCTCTGGAGCGACAGTAGTCACAGTGTGATGCCACTATCATCGGAAACTTCACTGGTTGGTGACTTGGTGTCATTAATTGAGACATGTTCCGCCAGCACTCACTATCCTTCTCTGCCTGACACAATTGGGCCTTTTTGTCATGCTTGCTCAGATTCGTCTACCATCTTCATCATCCTCATCTACTCGCCCTTTTTTTCTCGGTGCTAttttaaataagtctatttgaatttggattttttttctctcaattaAGTCCATTTGAAGCTATGAACAGTCATTTTTAGACTAGTTTGATAGCCATCAAAGGATAGTGGTTATACAGTGGTTGCAACCTTATatagtgattttttttgtcatcgataAACAGATAAAGAATTAAAAATTGTGCACAACACCCTAATTTAATCATGTTTCTACCTGAGTTATGTATTGTTTTGACATGTTCTCTCCCTAACAAAAGTGGCACACTAGACTTATATGTCCTTTAAAAGAACTAGTTGGACCAACCGAAATTCAACCCAACGGGTGAATCAGAACAGTATGGACTACCGAGAAGACGCAGACAACAGCTAAGGTAGGCAAAATTCAAGCAATGTACCTTCTTGCCGGCCTCTGATTTCCGCGGccttcctctctttttcacCTTCTCCGGCGTCCCATCGCCCGCGGCCAGGGGAGGGAGACCGGCACCTCCtgcttctcctccgcctccgcccgcctTGGGAGGTCCCCACGAGAGCTTCGACTGAACGCACCGCCGCAACCGATTCCCGTCCGCGGAAGCAGGCGAAGGAGTCGCCTTCGCCGGGGaaggggacggcgacggcgtcggcgtcggcgcctcGGGATCAGCAGATCCGCCCATGGGAACGAGCGAGAAGGcgaggcggagaggaggggatCGACTCTAGGGTTTGGGTTTTTGTGAACGATGGGGGGAAGAAGCTCAGAGAGAGTCAGAGTGAGCACAGCGGGAGACGGGGGTTGGATTAGCTTCACGTTTCCCGCGCGGTGAGGCGAAACGCGGGCAGATTTGGGCGCGCCGCGCATATATACCGCgcgtccgcgcgcgcgcggaggagcTTTGGCGCCGCGGTCAGAGGGCGGAACGGGATGCTGGAGCCtggaggccgaggagacggacACTCGCGTCTCGAGTCTCTGCTGACACGCGGCAGATTATTTGATACTCGTTTTCATGTCTCTCTTGATTTTGTGAAGAAAACTgtaatcagatttttttttgagagagagagtgcAATCAGAAACTATTTTATGTCACTTCCATCGTCTGTTGATaagaaattatatatatcaCTAGAGAGACAGGGCCTATTCCACTATTTCCAGCTTATCATGTTGGATCAATTCTGCCTATAAATAGGTTGTTAAAACGAACCAACCATGACAGTATAACAATAAGGCATCACGATAATTCTGGGCATTTTGATTGTCCATAGCATAACAGAGTTTGGATGCACAACACATAGCAAGGTTTAGTCCCATGCAAGCACAGGTTCAAAAGAAATCCACGAGGCGATAGTTTAGAGGAAGATAACAGCTAAATATGTGACCATGGAGCTTATCCTCTCAACCACGTGTTCCTGTAAGATGAGTTATCCCGCAGTGAAGCATCATGTGGTTTGTACTCCATCAGATAGCTGTGTGGCAGCTTCAGATGCCTCTTAATTGAATCTCTTAATGTCATCACAGCCTGCACGACAGAAGAAAGAAAGTGAGTACAAGTCTAGAGTTCAAACATAATAGCTATTGTAGCATTTGTGTTGTCCCAAACCTGGTGGTCAGATGCATTACGGTTCCAGACACTTAGAATGTCCTCATTGAAACGAACACTGAGTACAACGCCACAAACATCATCACTATAATCAAGTTGATCACCCACTAGCACCAACACCTGAGATATAAGCACAATAAGCAAAAGGAGTTACTAAAATTCAAGCTACCATACATGTGCACCATAAAGAACAGTTTGGTGAAGCATTGAAGAGCATCTACAAGTTAATAGCAGAACTGGACAAGCCTCCTGAGAAAAGTACATATTATTCTGAAAACTTTTACATGCATATGGCTGGTCTCATGCATCATTAGTCATTGGAACCTTGAAAgaaccatttagcagtttgaaatcATTCTCAAGGTGACTTCTGCGAAGGTAAAGAAAACTGAATGTGGAACATGCTAGTCCCAGATCATGGCATGAAACAAGCCATCAGAAAAGGTTTGAAGATGCTAAAGGTTATACAGTATCTGGCATAGACCTAAATATAGTTGTGTACCATACTGTGATGTGACAATGATTCCTATGAAAGTcgggccctttgattcaaaggaaatttataGGAATTTCAGAGGGTttcattcctataggattttttttcctatataacCTTTGAATAAAAGGAATAAATCCTacgaaattcctatggaatgcatgttcccatacaagttttggaggaaatttagggCCCCTTGGAATCGCAGgaatgagaaaacataggaataggaaaaacgcaggattttgataggaatgtaagtgtaaaacagaggattgcaaaacacaggaaaaacacaggaatggtcgtttgattagaccgcaggaaaaacacaggaattagaggagagataaagactcaaaggaaagtttccaagaggttttacctcatgttagaattcctccaaaacttgcatggcattaggcaatccataggaatttcatggattccataagatccattcctttgattcaaagggctatataggaaaaattcctataggaataaaattctctaaaattcctatgaatttcctttgaaccAAAGGGGGccttaacatgaggtagaacctcatgaaAAGAATCCTTTGTCtttctctcctcaaattcctatgtttttcctgcgatccaatcaaacggtcattcctatatttttcctgtgttttgcaatcctctgttttacacttgtattcctgtccaaatcctatgtttttcctattcctcctttttttttcattctagtGATTCAAATGGGCCCTTAATGATTTCAGAATACACCAAATTGACCATCACAACAACGGAGATCAAGGAGGAACAATAGATAGAACAGAATagcaggaaaagaaaaggaacaaaTGAAAATGAGAAtggaacaaaagaaaaaggcagCGTGAATGTGGTACCAATGCTGAGCAGGCATGGCAACTGAAATAGTGACAGAAAAAAGTATGGCTAAAACCCAATGTGGCAAACACATCTTCCAAGCTAAAATATCATGTCTTGGAACATGGAAACAATGCAATGTCACAATATTGACATGAACAAACAGTACCAGCACAACCTCTTGTGTCATTTAGGGCTATTTGATTTAAGGTTTGGCCTGCTACAGGATATATGGGCCCATTGCATGGCCATCCTATGATTTTTATGCCATGGCCTTATTGCTCATCATGCATTGGCATTGTAGCCATGTGAAGTTGGCATGGTAAAAGACAGATACTTTATATTTGTAAACCAAGCAATATTAGGTTTGTAGAACTAGGCCACTTCAAAATTGCATAAATTAAGCAGCGTCATTGTAATGCGGTGATACGTAGGTGCTTACAAATAAGCTTGCACATGATCAATCCTAAGAGTCATCTTTTCACTCCTCGGAAAAGAGTTGGGCAATGATGGCATGTTCCACACCCATCCCCCATCAAAACATTCTGTGACTATAACATAGATATCTGTGGATATGCATGAGATAATTGCAGCATATTTTTGTAGGAAAAATAACCCTATccatgtgtgtgtgttttggctAATCTCATGCTGTCATCTATATAGTTTTCAAAACATGTGGATAACTATTTCACTACTGTATATATCGGTATATTATTTCGCATCTGTCACCACAGACATGCACTTACTAAATTACTAGTCTCCTGAGAACCCGAATGCATATACAGTAAAGTGCAGATGTATTTACCAAATCCTCCCAGAAACGACCAGAGACGGTCTTCTTAAACCTTATGATCCACTTGCCACCGCTCCTATTTGCGGGATCCTGCTCAACCAAACTCCGTCAACAACTAGAAGCATAACAGAGATAACTCTAAACAAAACACAACCACATAGAACAACACGGTTTACTGACTACTGAGGAGTACCTCCCAGAGGGGCCGGATGCCCTCCTTGAAAAGATGCAGGTCGGTGGGGCTCGGCAGGCTAACCGGCCGCGTGAGGTGGCAGTAGCAAACCCAGAACGACTCAACCTACATACAGGACACCCAAACAGCATCAGCAATCCAATCTGCAGCCCTGAAATTAGAGAATCCCCACCAAAAGAAATTCGCGGTGACGTACAGTGCTGAAGTCGACGATCTTCTTGATGTTGTCCTCGTAGGACTGCGACCTCGCCCCAGGAGTCCGGCGCGTGTACCATAGCACGAATCTACGCTGCGGGTGcacaggtaaaaaaaaaacaaaggaacaCGGGTTACTTACATACATCTATCTACTCGATCTCAACCTCCAGGCGCGCTGGAGAAACAACTTTTCCTCTTTCCGGGAGGGAAATAGAAGCTGGatctagcggcggcggaggagtacTTACCCTAAGGGGATGGAAGCCGGCCTTGAGCTCGCGGTTGCGGCGCTCGTTCTCCTCCGCCtcagcctcgtcgtcgtcggcggaaGGGACGGCGGGCTcgtcgtgctgctgctgcagctccTCCTGCTCGGCCTCcctcttctccgccgccggctccatgGCGCGCCCTGCTGCGGCGATTTGGTCCGCTGGGGTGTTTGGTCAGTGGAGTCGAGAAGGATGGTTGATGGGAGTTGGGAACTGGGAATGGAACTCGTGGGGGACGCGGAAATATCGGAAAGTGGCCTACTGGGCTTGTGGGTTTCGGCCTTTTGGGCTTTTTCAGGAGTAAACGGtgtttgtcttttctttttttttttgtttgatggaCTGAACTCGCTAAAATGTCATGGTTGTCGTCTCGCTCTGTGCCTCCGTGGAATTTTGTAGAGAGCATTTTAATTTTAAGAGACAATTTAAGAAATGTCATTAACAAGCGTCCAAATTTAAGAAATATCATCGACAAGCGTGAGTTTGCCATCGTACGAACGACTTTATTCTAAAAATAACATCGTCGTTAGAGTTCCGCACATCTCGTGTCGTTAAATATATTGTTCATCCTATATCACTTAACAGCATGGGATAGAGGAACCCTAACGgcaatggcatttttgggacaaaattattcatacgatggcatttcttgtaTTTTGACATTTGTCAATGACATTTCTTAGATTATCTAATTTTAAAGGATAACCGATAATTACTTACATTCACAAGTACATGTGTGTGTAAAAAAATTGTACTCTTATTTTATATTTCAAATGCTTTTACGCGATATTAGTTTTATAGCTCGGacgcctcccgcgcgcgcgtgttgCTTCCACCACGCGCGCTCCGTTGCAACATCTGCCCGGATATAACAGAAACATCCTATTAGGGGGGatccatttcattttttttccaccgacaatgtttcagctagtgtactcgcgatgtttcactatgtatggatgaaatgttgcagtggattttTTATAATGTTTTAATAATTTCATCTTGATGGACACATGGTTATTGATGTACACAGGGTTTAAGTGTTGAAATGGCTTTAAATCGTTTGTTGCATACGTTGAACCAAATTGTTTCATCTAGCGATCTGACTGTATttcacttttttaaaaaattgaaacattctttcactatttgctgaaacattgtttttatatagggtAAAACAACGCCTATTTTTTTAGAaaccgttgtttcatacgttgtagcaaaatgtttcatgagGTGATTTGGTTGTATTTCAGTcttttacaagattaaaatatttttaatctacttagtgaaacattttcggtCTACTTAGTAAAATAGTgcctgattttttatttttttaaaaaaaatcgggcACCCAATTTATAGGCGTCTCGGTGAAAATCAATAGATGTAGCAATTGTTAAACATCTTATAGGTAGCTGGTCCACTGTGGATATTTCACAACAAATTGTCGGAATGAAAATGCaacaaaaatggttttatattatcttgatatttttttctctacaaAGTGTCACTCGACTAAGTTACGTTTTTCATTGCTTGGTACGCAGTATTGGATAGTGTTGTTTTCCAATGGAGGTTCGAGTTGCCAGAGTACAAGCATCAAAATGGATCCTTGTCATGACTTAAGATATacaccctccgtttcataatataagtcattctagcattgtacacattcatatatatgttaatgaatcaagACATATGtctttgtctagattcattaacatctatatgtatgtatgtaggtaatactagaatgacttacattatgaaacagagaaaatatgaacatgaaaatatttagtcaagGATTTACCGCTAGACTCCGTTTCTTTAAACATGTGCTAAGGATTATTCGCGGTTACATGTGGTGTGTATGTACATCTTACATGTAAGTTATTACTTGACATAAATTTTACGCTTTCAATTTTATGGAACAAACTCTATACACGAGAACATGCTAACACAACTAGGGTTCCCTTATCTTTTGGGGAGGGGTTACCCTACTCAACAATATCATGGTTACTAAAAACCAAGAAATTACTAACAGAAAGAGATCTAAAAAACTAAGAGAAGTAATcgcatgatattgtaaaacccAGGCACATTAGGAGTGGCATTCATGTTTGAAAGGTCACATTCTGCATGTTCAGGGAAATAGTTCAAACTTTCTAAAACATAACATCATAAAGATAGATTTCTTTACAAGCATGGTTTTAAACGTATATGTTTCATTTCGACAATCATAGTATTATATTGTTGGTGTATACGGCCGGATTCACAATGTTTGACAATCATGTGGAGTCAatcagggtttcccaaaccgctgGGGCCGagttaccgcgccccggcggtaagcacggctACCgcacggtaaccgtgaaaaatcatgcaaaatttatcaaaaatttaaattattttttaatttatttaaatttaaggaggttaccgcggtatttcTATTACCGTACCTCCGCGGTAAGGACGGTCACTGCGTGGTTACCGACGGTAATGTAAGCCTTAGAGTCAATACAGGTTACTGTATATATAGTTCCACGTGGTCAGGTGCACTTCTTAATTTAGAGGTAAAAACACCTATATAATATGAATGAATTTATTAtagggccttgtttagttggggaaaacttttgggtttgattgtcacatcggatatatggacacatttgaagtattaaaggtagtctaataacaaaataaaattacagattccgccaggaaactacgagacgaatttattaagcctaattattctgtcattagaaaatgtttaatgtagcaccatattataaAATCATGACagaattaggtttaaaagattcgtctcgtaatttacacgcaatttgtgtaatttgttttttttcctacatttaatactctatgtatATACAACgtaaaaatttttgttttggaagcTAAACATCCTAGGTCTTGATATAATTATGTGTCATGCCAATCACTGTTGTACATATGTGAATCTACGGTGAAGAACGAGAGAGGCACCTCTAGCTTACTGTAGTAATTGACCTGCCAATGCGAGCTTTAAATTCGAGTGACAATTCACCCTGTACGCTTCTTGCAAACGACACATTAATGGTCATCTTTTCTTCCATGAATATAGCCCATTTCTTCATACATTGCGTGCAACGTGCTTATGAACTTCGCGTGCGCTGTTCTTTGACTACAGAAATAAGCACTTCGCGTGCGCTGTTCTTTGACTACAGAACTGGATTCACGCATAGACAAAGGCTCCTGTGGATAAGCAACTAGCTCCCTATCCAAGTATCCATCGTTGGAAAAACTCTCCAATCAAGTTAGGTCGAAGTTTTCCTCTATAGTccttaaggaaaaaaaaggggcaaATATCAGTGCTTCActacagataaaaaaaaaagcctgTGTGCTCGAATATTGCTTGAAACAAGTTAATTCTGAcgttttttgaacattttcacaTTTGTGAATATCTTTGCACAGTAAACTTGTTTATCAAAATAAAACAAGAGAGAATCATATATAGATGGACCACTAATTTGTAATATTAAAGTACATTAAGGGTGACGGATTAACTATTATTGCCCTTTTTTTTAGAGTACTAGAAAGGGTTTGCGCGCTACGGCGcgcagcaaaaaaaattaa
Coding sequences:
- the LOC4332327 gene encoding eukaryotic translation initiation factor NCBP yields the protein MEPAAEKREAEQEELQQQHDEPAVPSADDDEAEAEENERRNRELKAGFHPLRRRFVLWYTRRTPGARSQSYEDNIKKIVDFSTVESFWVCYCHLTRPVSLPSPTDLHLFKEGIRPLWEDPANRSGGKWIIRFKKTVSGRFWEDLVLVLVGDQLDYSDDVCGVVLSVRFNEDILSVWNRNASDHQAVMTLRDSIKRHLKLPHSYLMEYKPHDASLRDNSSYRNTWLRG